From one Humulus lupulus chromosome 8, drHumLupu1.1, whole genome shotgun sequence genomic stretch:
- the LOC133798761 gene encoding ERAD-associated E3 ubiquitin-protein ligase HRD1B-like: MMRLQSYAGLSFFATLAVIYHAFNSRGQFYPAMVYLSTSKISLVLLLNMGLVIMCILWQLTKRVFLGTLREAEVERLNEQSWREVMEILFAITIFRQDFSVSFLAMVTALLLIKALHWLAQKRVEYMETTPSVTTLSHIRIVSFLGFLLTLDSLFLYTSVSELIQSRKASVSLFFSFEYMILATTTVSTFVKYVFYVSDILMDGQWEKKPIYTFYLELIRDLLHLSMYLCFFLVIFMNYGVPLHLIRELYETFRNFKIRVADYVRYRKITSNMNDRFPDATPEELTATDATCIICREEMTTAKKLICGHLFHVHCLRSWLERQHTCPTCRALVVPPDSATSATGGQNASRSDTRQGTGTSGLSAQGSAGDVAGDSLSQHQARLQAAAAAASIYEKSYVYPSANTSAWYPGYVCPQVQLPLASSSGIESSGEHANFSNDWQRLNSDPKIQDYLRETQLKLVQHQIENLQNQLQLLQNAKAEESLNPDSKEKSAESSFDSEYGRHD, translated from the exons ATGATGAGGTTGCAGTCGTATGCAGGGCTTAGTTTTTTTGCTACTCTAGCAGTTATTTATCATGCATTTAACAGTAGAGGCCAGTTTTACCCTGCGATGGTTTATTTATCTACTTCTAAGATCAGTTTGGTGCTACTTCTCAACATGGGTTTGGTCATTATGTGTATTCTGTGGCAATTAACTAAGCGGGTTTTCCTCGGCACCCTCCGAGAGGCTGAGGTTGAGAGGCTAAATGAGCAATCATGGAGAGAGGTCATGGAAATTCTTTTTGCAATCACTATTTTCCGGCAAGACTTTTCAGTTTCGTTTCTTGCCATGGTTACAGCTCTGTTGTTGATCAAGGCTTTGCATTGGTTAGCTCAGAAGAGAGTTGAATACATGGAGACTACACCATCAGTAACAACGTTATCTCATATTCGGATTGTCTCTTTTCTCGGTTTCCTTCTTACGCTAGACAGTCTCTTTCTGTATACTTCAGTAAGTGAATTGATACAGTCACGGAAAGCTTcagtttctcttttcttttcatttGA GTACATGATTCTTGCAACAACAACAGTGTCAACATTCGTCAAATATGTTTTCTATGTAAGTGACATACTTATGGATGGACAGTGGGAGAAGAAGCCTATCTATACATTTTATTTGGAACTCATACGTGACTTGCTTCACTTGTCTATGTACCTGTGCTTCTTCCTTGTGATTTTCAT GAATTATGGAGTACCTTTACACTTGATACGGGAGCTCTATGAGACATTTAGGAACTTTAAGATTCGTGTTGCTGATTACGTTCGTTACCGAAAGATCACTTCAAATATGAATGACCGATTTCCTGATGCAACACCTGAAGAGCTCACTGC AACTGATGCAACTTGCATCATTTGCCGTGAAGAGATGACCACAGCTAAGAAATTGATTTGTGGACACCTTTTCCACGTGCATTGCTTGCGTTCATGGTTAGAGCGACAACATACATGTCCTACCTGCAGAGCTTTAGTTGTGCCTCCTGATAGTGCAACAAGTGCAACTGGAGGACAGAATGCATCCCGATCAGATACCCGTCAAG GGACAGGAACTTCAGGTTTATCTGCTCAGGGTTCAGCTGGTGATGTTGCTGGTGATAGTTTGAGCCAGCATCAGGCCAGGCTCCAAGCTGCTGCAGCTGCTGCCTCAATATATGAGAAATCTTATGTTTATCCTTCTGCAAACACTTCCGCATG GTATCCTGGATATGTATGTCCTCAGGTGCAATTACCTTTAGCCAGTTCATCTGGTATCGAATCCAGTGGTGAACATGCAAATTTCTCTAATGATTGGCAGAGGTTGAACAGTGATCCGAAAATACAAGATTATCTACGGGAAACTCAACTGAAGCTTGTGCAACATCAGATAGAG AACCTACAAAATCAGCTTCAACTTTTACAGAACGCTAAAGCCGAGGAAAGCCTAAACCCAGACAGCAAAGAGAAGAGCGCTGAATCTTCATTTGACTCGGAATATGGACGCCATGACTGA
- the LOC133798762 gene encoding ER lumen protein-retaining receptor-like, whose product MNVFRLAGDMTHLLSIVVLLLKIRTTKSCAGISLKTQEMYVLVFVTRYIDLFIRNYSLYNSLMKLIFIGTSIAIFWYMRYHNVVKQTYNKNQDTFKHYYLIFGCFLMAILVPHEFSVIEILWTFSIYLEAVAILPQLVLLQRSSNIDNLTGKYVFLLGTYRVMYLFNWVYRFFTEIHKIRWIPWLSGLLQTTLYADFFYYYIKSWQKHEELKLPA is encoded by the exons ATGAACGTGTTTAGGTTGGCGGGGGACATGACCCACCTCCTCAGCATAGTAGTACTCCTCCTCAAGATCCGCACAACCAAGTCTTGTGCTG GAATTTCACTCAAAACTCAAGAAATGTATGTGTTGGTGTTTGTCACTCGATACATTGACTTGTTCATTCGGAATTACTCTTTGTACAACAGTTTGATGAAGTTAATCTTCATTGGAACTTCCATTGCCATCTTTTGGTATATGAGGTACCATAATGTAGTCAAGCAAACATACAATAAGAATCAGGATACTTTCAAACATTACTATCTCATTTTCGGTTGCTTTCTGATGGCTATCCTGGTTCCTCATGAGTTTTCTGTAATTGAG ATTCTATGGACATTTTCCATATATCTTGAAGCTGTAGCAATCTTACCACAGTTGGTATTGCTGCAAAGGTCAAGTAACATTGACAACTTAACTGGGAAATATGTATTCCTTCTTGG AACTTATCGAGTCATGTATCTCTTCAACTGGGTATATCGTTTCTTCACAGAGATTCACAAAATCCGCTGGATAC CTTGGCTTTCAGGCCTTCTCCAGACCACTCTTTATGCTGACTTTTTCTACTACTATATTAAGAG CTGGCAGAAGCACGAGGAGCTTAAACTTCCTGCCTGA